One window of the Maylandia zebra isolate NMK-2024a linkage group LG19, Mzebra_GT3a, whole genome shotgun sequence genome contains the following:
- the LOC101469299 gene encoding tumor necrosis factor alpha-induced protein 2 has product MSHMMDKSTENPSKKNGMIAKLTSFRRATWKNTSLGGKKFKLHAPAKNSDSAASPQPPSPSLNAGSASTSPKSNQEKEDDESDVSPHKSRPLTRSNTDPTTSPFDNTVKRVRESFYFRRKKDEDKATSIEEKVKPTFEEYLERQAFCEATQQLIDREKHLFWETAEAEANKEAVEKLAADHKALEQHVWQILQQSLSLSTEEEVSALASAVKAINLEEEQDQLWRQNPQTPPAWRPSEWKKHHDEVLQKLVNGRMDNPSSPIGDQVNQSSIEAEIQSMGRQLKEDLQWVVEVVKNCYPPEMDICNFYARQYHQTFSARLKKIVGSVDDKDCSFLLRWVKEFYPGILEKPELASNINTEALGKLLPDELLKPLEEQYLSKQQKDLMIYIGRVLDEAKKEWDQGKEPTRDDGCYVSPVAYDVIQLINGIVTSAHITVRDPHKAQEITSNLTDFMQRYQTFHEDVIKQNKPHSKAFIKANLSCVEQFRDFLVEHDLFPEDVRENCLQVLTEMKQSAHTYLLTPVHKILKPHYQKLGTSDWLKKNTFEKLLNSTEDELQELQGSSQSSYQELIGQLQQEVTVEYVRRLLKGKVKLKNTKKQQKAYKIVRENAEKLHELFARMGSEQDWLKEILTNIAEVLRLQDIPAIQMQIVSLGSAYPDLSEEHVSALLKLKTNLSQADMNTITSTVLDTLKESYTGGETRRFFSNVVMMSPSFPTCITSCSG; this is encoded by the exons atgtcaCACATGATGGACAAGTCCACTGAGAACCCCAGCAAGAAGAACGGCATGATTGCGAAGCTTACAAGCTTCCGGCGTGCAACATGGAAGAATACGTCACTTGGTGGCAAGAAATTCAAATTGCATGCACCCGCAAAGAACTCAGACTCTGCGGCTTCACCACAACCTCCGTCACCCA GTCTGAATGCTGGCTCTGCATCCACCTCTCCGAAGAGCAACCAGGAAAAAGAGGATGATGagtcagatgtctctcctcacaAATCCAGACCACTGACACGATCAAACACAG ATCCCACTACGTCCCCTTTTGATAATACTGTTAAGAGAGTGAGAGAATCTTTTTACTTTAGACGGAAAAAGGACGAGGATAAAGCCACCTCGATCGAGGAAAAAG TGAAACCTACGTTTGAGGAATACCTTGAAAGGCAAGCCTTTTGTGAGGCCACTCAGCAACTGATAGACAGGGAGAAACATCTGTTTTGGGAGACAGCTGAGGCTGAGGCTAACAAGGAAGCGGTAGAAAAGCTTGCTGCAGACCATAAAGCCCTTGAACAGCATGTATGGCAGATTCTACAGCAGAGTCTTTCTCTCAGCACTGAGGAAGAGGTGTCTGCTTTGGCATCTGCGGTGAAAGCCATCAACCTTGAGGAAGAGCAGGACCAGCTGTGGAGACAAAATCCTCAAACTCCACCAGCCTGGAGGCCCAGCGAGTGGAAGAAACACCATGATGAAGTGCTTCAAAAATTAGTAAATGGGCGTATGGATAATCCATCAAGCCCCATCGGTGATCAGGTGAACCAGTCATCTATAGAGGCAGAGATCCAGTCCATGGGCAGGCAGCTGAAGGAGGACCTGCAGTGGGTGGTGGAGGTTGTGAAGAACTGCTACCCACCAGAGATGGACATCTGTAACTTTTATGCAAGACAGTACCATCAAACTTTCAGCGCAAGACTCAAAAAGATTGTGGGTTCTGTGGATGACAAGGACTGCAGCTTCCTCCTGCGATGGGTGAAGGAGTTTTATCCAGG AATCCTTGAAAAACCTGAGCTGGCCAGTAATATCAATACTGAAGCGCTGGGAAAGCTGCTTCCTGACGAGTTACTGAAACCTCTGGAGGAGCAGTACCTCAGCAAACAACAG aAGGACCTGATGATTTATATTGGCCGAGTATTGGATGAAGCAAAGAAAGAGTGGGATCAAGGAAAGGAGCCGACAAGAGATGATGGTTGCTACGTCAGTCCTGTGGCCTATGATGTCATCCAG TTGATCAACGGCATCGTGACATCAGCACATATAACTGTAAGAGACCCGCACAAGGCCCAGGAAATAACATCCAACCTGACTGACTTCATGCAGAG GTATCAAACTTTTCATGAAGACGTCATTAAGCAAAACAAGCCACACAGCAAAGCTTTCATAAAGGCAAACCTCAGCTGTGTCGAACAGTTCAG GGACTTCCTTGTGGAGCACGATCTGTTCCCAGAGGATGTGCGGGAAAACTGTTTGCAGGTCCTGACTGAGATGAAACAGTCTGCCCACACTTATTTATTAACCCCTGTGCACAAGATCCTCAAA CCACACTACCAGAAACTGGGAACCAGtgactggctgaagaagaacaCGTTTGAGAAGCTGCTGAACAGCACTGAAGACGAGCTTCAAGAACTTCAGGGTTCGAGTCAGTCCTCTTACCAG GAGCTGATTGGTCAGCTTCAGCAGGAAGTGACAGTGGAATATGTCCGAAGGCTCCTGAAAGGAAAAGTCAAATTAAAGAACACCAAAAAGCAGCAGAAGGCTTACAAGATTGTGAGAGAAAATGCAGAGAAACTCCACGAGCTGTTTGCCAGAATG GGATCCGAACAAGACTGGTTAAAGGAAATCCTGACCAACATCGCAGAAGTGCTAAGACTCCAAGATATTCCTGCCATACAGATGCAAATCGTTTCACTGGGATCTGCTTATCCCGACCTCAG TGAAGAACATGTTTCGGCTCTGCTCAAACTCAAAACAAACCTCTCCCAAGCCGACATGAATACCATCACATCCACTGTGCTGGACACACTAAAAGAAAGCTATACTGGTGGTGAAACCCGGAGGTTTTTCTCCAATGTTGTAATGATGAGCCCTTCATTTCCAACATGTATTACATCATGCAGTGGATAA